From Lycium ferocissimum isolate CSIRO_LF1 chromosome 12, AGI_CSIRO_Lferr_CH_V1, whole genome shotgun sequence, one genomic window encodes:
- the LOC132039518 gene encoding uncharacterized protein LOC132039518, with amino-acid sequence MTIENDCSKFVQKCHKCQIHGDLIKVSPTELNAMTSPWTFAAWGMDVIGPIEPVVSNKHRFILVSIDYFTKWVAATSYASVIKKVVVDFLRNNIICRFGIPESIITDNGDNLNSHLMKEMCAHFQITHLNSTTYRPQMNGVVESANKNIRKILRKMIDNYKDWHKQLPYITGISHNCQNFN; translated from the coding sequence atgaccatAGAGAATGATTGTAGCAAATTCGTCCAAAAATGTCACAAGTGTCAGATTCATGGAGACTTGATAAAGGTTTCTCCAACAGAACTGAATGCTATGACGTCACCTTGGACATTCGCcgcttggggcatggatgtcatAGGACCAATTGAGCCAGTTGTGTCAAACAAACACCGCTTCATTTTGGTCTccatagactacttcaccaagtgggtAGCAGCAACATCTTATGCATCGGTAATAAAGAAAGTAGTCGTGGATTTTTTGcgcaacaacatcatatgccgaTTTGGTATCCCAGAATCGatcataacagacaatgggGATAATCTGAATAGCCACTTGATGAAAGAAATGTGTGCGCATTTCCAAATCACTCACCTAAATTCAACTACATACCGACCACAAATGAATGGGGTTGTGGAATctgccaacaaaaacatcagGAAGATCCTCAGGAAGATGATTGATAACTACAAAGATTGGCATAAACAACTGCCATACATTACTGGGATATCGCACAACTGCCAGAACTTCAACTGA